Sequence from the Maribellus comscasis genome:
GCTTTTACCTACCAGGTACCCGGGCATCTTGAAAGTGATATTGCAGAGGGAAAGCGTGTTGTGGTGCAATTTGGTCAGAAAAAATTGTATTCGGCACTTGTAACCGCTCTTTCAAGCAAAAAGCCGGAAAACATAGATGTAAAAAAAATTTATGAAGTTCTTGATGAGCAACCGGTTGTGCTTTCCAAAAATATAAAACTATGGCGCTGGATAGCAAAATATTACTGCTGTACACTTGGCGATGTTTTCAAAGCTGCACTTCCCGGCGGTTTAAAACTGGAAAGTAAATCAAAAGTATTTGCGGTTGACGATGGGACTGAAGCTGAACTGACAGAAAAAGAACAACTGTTACTTCAACAAATCGGAAGCGAAAACTCCACAGTTGATGAGCTTCAGAAAAAACTTCGAAATGATTTTTCCTACCCTGTTTTGAAGTCATTATTTAAAAAAAACTGTATTCAGATTGAAGAAAAAATAAACGCGCGTTACAAACCCAAAACGGAAACGTTTGTAAAACTTCATCCGGAAATAGAGAACAAAAAAATACTGAACAACAAACTTAACGACCTGCAAAGGGCAAAAAAACAACAGGCACTGCTTTTACATTTTTGCGAAAAGATTAACGCATTTAAAAAAGATGTTCTGCTTTCTGTTTCAAAAAAAGAGCTTTTGGACGGAACCGGCTTCACTCCGGCTATTTTAAAAGAACTGGTGAAAAAGAAGCTTGTTATTCAGTTCCAAAAGCAGGTTTCGCGCATCGAAGAAGAAACCGAAAACAGCCAGGTGAGTATAAATTTGTTAAACAAACACCAGGAGAAAGCGCTGACTGAAATTCAGGCATCGTTTGAAAAAAAACAAGTAACGCTGATTCATGGAATTACTGCCAGCGGAAAAACAGAAATTTATATTCACCTCATCGACGAGATATTAAAATCGGGAAAACAGGCGCTTTATCTGGTTCCGGAAATTGCGTTGACAACTCAGATTGTACGGCGTCTTAAAAATGTTTTTGGCAAAAAAGTCGGCATCTACCATTCCAAACTCAGCAGCCAGGAAAGAGTGGAAATCTGGGACAAAGTGCTCCAATTTCAAACCAAACCTGAAAATGGATACCAGGTGATTTTGGGCGCACGTTCGGCCATTTTTATGCCTTTTTCGAAACTGGGACTTGTTATTGTTGATGAAGAACACGAAAATTCTTTTAAGCAGTTTGATCCCGCTCCGCGTTATAATGCACGCGACATGGCGGTAATACTCGGGCTTCAGAATAATGCAAAAGTCTTGCTGGGATCTGCCACCCCCTCTTTTGAAACCTATTACAATGCGGTAAACGGGAAATACGGCTTGGTAAATTTAAAAAAACGGCATACAAACGTTGAGCTTCCGGAAACACTGGTTGCAGATGTAAAAAAAGCCTATAAACGCAGACAGATGCATTCGGTGCTTTCACCCGAATTATATGAACTGATGCAAGGTGCAGCAGAAAAGAATGAACAAAGTATATTGTTCCAAAACCGGCGCGGCTATTCACCTTTTGTGGAATGTTTCACTTGTGGATGGATTCCCAAATGTAAAAACTGCGATGTAAGTTTAACCTATCACAAATACAAAAAAAGGCTGACGTGTCATTATTGCGGATATAGCCAGCAAATGCCCGACTCATGCGACAATTGCGGTTCGAACGAAATAAAAACCCGGGGATTCGGGACTGAAAAAATTGAAGACGAACTCAAACCGCTTTTCCCAAATGCCAGTCTTGCCCGAATGGATTTAGATACAGCAAGATCGAAAACGGCACTGGAAAAAATAATACAAAACCTGGAAAGCCGAAAAACTGACATTTTAATTGGAACACAAATGGTTACCAAGGGTCTGGATTTTGAACATGTAAGTGTTGTGGGGATTTTAAACGCCGACAACCTGCTGAACTTCCCCGATTTCAGGGCGCACGAACGTGCATTTCAACTTATTTTACAAGTAAGCGGACGCGCAGGCCGAAAAAATAACAGGGGAAAAGTGGTTATTCAAACTTCACAACCCGAACACCCTCTTTTAAATCTTATCATTTCGCAGGATTATACATCGGTTTTTAAAGCACAAATGGAAGAACGGAAGCTTTTCAGATACCCGCCGTTTTTCAGGTTAATTAAAATTGTGGTAAAACATAAAAACCAGCAAACCGTCGACCGGGCAGCAATCCAATTGAAACAATTTTTGGAGAAAAACAATAAACTAATCTTGTTAGGGCCTGAATATCCACTGGTTAGCCGTATTCAACTGTGGTATCAAAAAGAAATCTGGATAAAATTTGATAAAAGCCTGCACCTCGACAATACCAAAGATTTTATCATCGACTGTGTAAGCAAAACCAAACACCTTCCCGATAACAGCAACTGCGTTATAAATATTGATGTTGATCCGATGTAAAAAGAAACAAAATGGTCTTAAAACCGACTTAAAATAATGTTTATCCGGCAACATCATCATGAGCTGCAAAAACGTAAAGTAACAAAAGCATGTTCTCACCATTTATCGCTCCAAACAAGGACATATAATAAATCTGGTCCCGTTTTCACAGCTTTGATTTTTTAGTAGATTTGTAGCGTTTTTAAAGGATATTCGTGGATATAACAGAGATAAATCAAATATTTGATAAATTCAGTCGTATGCGGGTTTTGGTAATCGGCGATGCGATGATTGACATGTATTTGTGGGGAAAGGTAGAGAGAATATCTCCGGAAGCTCCCATTCCCATTGTTTCGGTCACCAAACATGAAAGTCGTCTTGGAGGAGCGGCAAATGTAGTGTTGAATATACAGGCGCTGGGAGCCACACCCATTTTGTTTTCGGTTATTGGCAACGATGAAAATGGCAGAAAATTCAGGAGATTCCTGGAAAAAAGAAACCTTTCGTGCGAAGGAATTTTCTCGGACCCCAAAAGAAAAACCACCGTAAAAAGCAGGATCATAAGTAACGGGCAACATGTTGCCCGGGTAGATGAGGAAACGACAGCATACATCGGGCAGGAGATGGAAAATGAACTGATCTCCGCTATAAAAGAAACAATCAATAAGTCAAAAACAGATGCCATCGCTTTTGTCGATTATGACAAAGGAGTGATCACACCCAATCTTTTCCGGAGTGTCAATAAAATGGCGTTAAAAAAGGGCATCCCAACAGCTGTCGATCCTAAAAAAAGAAATTTTGGTCTTTATAAGGATGTTACCTTATTTAAGCCCAATTTTGGAGAATTTGTAGGGGGTACCGGATTGGCTGTAAAAAAAGGCGACATCAGGACGCTAAAAGAAGTGGCAAATACTTTTAAAAGAAAACTAAATTTTAAATTTATATTTATTACGCTTTCAGAGCTGGGAGTATTTATTAGTAACGGGGTAAACGAACAGCATTATCCGGCCGTAATACGCGACATTGCAGATGTTTCAGGAGCGGGAGATACCGTGGTAAGTGTAGCCAGCCTGGCCGCTGCGGCAGATTTATCGCCCAAAATAATGGCAATGATGTCGAACCTTGCCGGTGGTTTGGTGTGCGAGAAAGTGGGAGTCGTCCCAATCAACAAAGAACAACTCATGAATGAAATGCAGACTCAAAAAATTTAATTTTTTAAAATCTTCGCTTCCAGCTTTTTAAAAATAAAACAGCGGTGTAAATCAAAAAAATTTAAGAGGTTTCCGCTAAATTATTAACTTTGAAACCACTCAATTAAAAAAAATACAGATGGGAAAAATAATATCACTGGCAAACCAAAAAGGGGGCGTAGGAAAAACCACGACAACCATAAATTTGGCAGCCAGCCTGGCTGTTTTGGAAAAAAAGGTTTTGGTAATTGACGCTGATCCACAGGCAAATGCAACATCCGGATTGGGATTCGATGTTAAAAACGTACAATCAAGCATTTATGAATGTATTGTGGATGAAGTGGAAGCCGAAAAAGTGGTTTTAAAAACCGAAATTGAAAATCTTGATTTAATTCCATCTCACATTGATTTGGTTGGTGCCGAAATAGAAATGTTAAACTTGCCAAACAGAGAAAAGGTGCTCAAGAATTCCATCGAGCAACTCAAAAATTCTTACGACTTTATTTTTATTGACTGTTCTCCTTCGCTTGGATTGATAACGGTAAATGCACTAACAGCTTCCGACTCGGTTGTTATTCCTGTACAGTGTGAATATTTTGCCCTGGAGGGACTGGGAAAATTACTAAACACCATTAAAATCATTCAGAACCGGTTAAACCAGGGTCTTGAAATTGAAGGATTTTTACTTACCATGTACGACTCCCGTCTGAACCTTTCAAATCAGGTTTATGAGGAGGTGAAAAGACATTTTCAGGATATGGTTTTTGACACGGTTATTCAGCGAAATATAAA
This genomic interval carries:
- the priA gene encoding replication restart helicase PriA — its product is MSDLYAEVILPLPLHDAFTYQVPGHLESDIAEGKRVVVQFGQKKLYSALVTALSSKKPENIDVKKIYEVLDEQPVVLSKNIKLWRWIAKYYCCTLGDVFKAALPGGLKLESKSKVFAVDDGTEAELTEKEQLLLQQIGSENSTVDELQKKLRNDFSYPVLKSLFKKNCIQIEEKINARYKPKTETFVKLHPEIENKKILNNKLNDLQRAKKQQALLLHFCEKINAFKKDVLLSVSKKELLDGTGFTPAILKELVKKKLVIQFQKQVSRIEEETENSQVSINLLNKHQEKALTEIQASFEKKQVTLIHGITASGKTEIYIHLIDEILKSGKQALYLVPEIALTTQIVRRLKNVFGKKVGIYHSKLSSQERVEIWDKVLQFQTKPENGYQVILGARSAIFMPFSKLGLVIVDEEHENSFKQFDPAPRYNARDMAVILGLQNNAKVLLGSATPSFETYYNAVNGKYGLVNLKKRHTNVELPETLVADVKKAYKRRQMHSVLSPELYELMQGAAEKNEQSILFQNRRGYSPFVECFTCGWIPKCKNCDVSLTYHKYKKRLTCHYCGYSQQMPDSCDNCGSNEIKTRGFGTEKIEDELKPLFPNASLARMDLDTARSKTALEKIIQNLESRKTDILIGTQMVTKGLDFEHVSVVGILNADNLLNFPDFRAHERAFQLILQVSGRAGRKNNRGKVVIQTSQPEHPLLNLIISQDYTSVFKAQMEERKLFRYPPFFRLIKIVVKHKNQQTVDRAAIQLKQFLEKNNKLILLGPEYPLVSRIQLWYQKEIWIKFDKSLHLDNTKDFIIDCVSKTKHLPDNSNCVINIDVDPM
- a CDS encoding bifunctional heptose 7-phosphate kinase/heptose 1-phosphate adenyltransferase, yielding MDITEINQIFDKFSRMRVLVIGDAMIDMYLWGKVERISPEAPIPIVSVTKHESRLGGAANVVLNIQALGATPILFSVIGNDENGRKFRRFLEKRNLSCEGIFSDPKRKTTVKSRIISNGQHVARVDEETTAYIGQEMENELISAIKETINKSKTDAIAFVDYDKGVITPNLFRSVNKMALKKGIPTAVDPKKRNFGLYKDVTLFKPNFGEFVGGTGLAVKKGDIRTLKEVANTFKRKLNFKFIFITLSELGVFISNGVNEQHYPAVIRDIADVSGAGDTVVSVASLAAAADLSPKIMAMMSNLAGGLVCEKVGVVPINKEQLMNEMQTQKI
- a CDS encoding ParA family protein, with the protein product MGKIISLANQKGGVGKTTTTINLAASLAVLEKKVLVIDADPQANATSGLGFDVKNVQSSIYECIVDEVEAEKVVLKTEIENLDLIPSHIDLVGAEIEMLNLPNREKVLKNSIEQLKNSYDFIFIDCSPSLGLITVNALTASDSVVIPVQCEYFALEGLGKLLNTIKIIQNRLNQGLEIEGFLLTMYDSRLNLSNQVYEEVKRHFQDMVFDTVIQRNIKLSEAPSYGKPVILYDASSKGAISHMNLAREILQRNSMTTMSKEKNVVII